A single genomic interval of Acidobacteriota bacterium harbors:
- a CDS encoding ABC transporter permease, translating to MATLATTPVDSLPAPTLSTSLRRVIRRPLMASCAAVILLVSAASLLAPWIAPYPYDAIDLKLAATAPSAAHWFGTDVLGRDLYSRTLHGGRISLAVGIVGTLVSLIVGVLYGAIAGYKGGRVDELMMRVVDLLYSLPYLFLVIILLVFFSNSILMLFVALGLVQWLTMARIVRGQVLSLRNAEFVQAARLFGTRTPGIIFRHLLPNMAGPIVVYGTLTVPTVILQEAFLSFLGLGVQPPRASWGTLISDGAGVMSLFPWLAFFPAAILAAVLFSLNFLGDGLREALDPRS from the coding sequence ATGGCGACACTAGCCACCACGCCCGTTGACTCACTTCCCGCGCCGACCCTCAGCACCTCGCTGCGGCGCGTGATTCGCCGCCCGTTAATGGCGTCTTGCGCGGCAGTGATCTTACTCGTCAGCGCGGCGTCGCTGCTGGCGCCGTGGATCGCGCCCTATCCCTACGACGCCATCGATCTGAAGCTGGCCGCTACCGCGCCCAGCGCCGCGCACTGGTTTGGAACCGATGTGCTGGGCCGCGATCTGTACAGCCGCACGCTGCACGGCGGACGCATCTCGCTGGCCGTGGGCATCGTCGGCACGCTGGTCAGTTTGATTGTGGGCGTGCTCTACGGGGCCATCGCGGGCTACAAGGGCGGCCGTGTGGATGAGCTGATGATGAGGGTCGTTGACCTGCTCTACTCGCTGCCCTATCTGTTTCTGGTGATCATTCTGCTGGTGTTTTTCTCAAACAGCATCCTGATGTTATTTGTCGCACTGGGGCTGGTGCAGTGGCTGACCATGGCCCGCATCGTGCGCGGCCAGGTTCTATCGCTGCGCAACGCGGAGTTCGTGCAGGCCGCGCGCCTGTTCGGCACGCGCACGCCGGGAATCATCTTTCGTCATCTGCTGCCGAACATGGCCGGCCCGATTGTGGTCTACGGCACGCTGACTGTGCCCACGGTGATATTGCAGGAGGCCTTTCTGAGTTTTCTGGGGCTGGGCGTGCAGCCGCCGCGCGCCAGTTGGGGTACTCTGATCAGCGACGGCGCGGGAGTGATGTCGCTGTTTCCGTGGCTGGCCTTTTTTCCAGCGGCGATCCTGGCGGCGGTGCTGTTCTCACTGAATTTCCTGGGAGACGGTCTGCGCGAAGCGCTTGATCCACGCTCGTGA
- a CDS encoding peptide ABC transporter substrate-binding protein, whose amino-acid sequence MVRATRGLGIVFPFGLLLAISLAGCQKQETEYFGTVEPPVGNVFRFSNGAEPEYLDPNLMTGQPDGRVARLTFEGLTNLEQPSLRVKPAAAESWEISPDQLLYTFHLRRAAQWADGEPVTAHDFVFSWTRILNPETASRYASHLYHLVNGQAYNEGKIGDAAQVGVRALDDYTLEVRLANPVPFFLQLTAFYTLLPIPQHLVEKHGSKWSEPPNVAGNGPFWLVEHRAQAKFEFVKNPRYWNAANVKLERVTAYSIDDNYTTANLYKAGVLDFVPSRYFPSEFVPEMRGRFRDIQSTPFLANYFYLVNVTRPPLNDPRVRRALSMAINRKAITDELLRGGETPGANFVPIGFPGYQSPPGPEFDPEQARRLLAEAGFPGGQGFREITILFNSNDRHRKVAEAIQQMWMQNLNIQVALRNEEWASYLKSANELNFDVARRGWITDYPDPSNFNDLLESTNGNNNTGWVNKDYDQMMAAARIELNPLRRFNILQQSEALLLREMPVLPIFSDVSNNLVKPYVRGFRHSPTEELTIDEYWIDHNWRANSPSGPIEQSRNETPAEARRGRR is encoded by the coding sequence ATGGTTCGTGCGACACGAGGGCTCGGCATAGTTTTCCCTTTCGGCTTGCTGCTGGCCATTTCTCTGGCGGGTTGCCAGAAGCAGGAGACTGAATATTTCGGGACCGTCGAGCCGCCCGTGGGCAATGTCTTCCGTTTCAGCAACGGAGCCGAGCCCGAGTATCTTGATCCCAATCTGATGACCGGCCAGCCCGACGGCCGCGTGGCTCGTCTGACGTTTGAGGGGCTTACCAATCTGGAGCAGCCGTCGCTGCGCGTGAAGCCCGCCGCCGCGGAGAGCTGGGAGATTTCGCCCGATCAACTCCTCTACACTTTTCACCTCCGCCGCGCCGCGCAGTGGGCTGATGGCGAGCCGGTTACGGCGCATGATTTTGTGTTTTCCTGGACGCGCATCCTGAATCCAGAAACTGCCTCGCGCTATGCCAGCCATCTGTACCATCTGGTAAATGGGCAGGCTTACAACGAGGGAAAGATCGGCGACGCGGCGCAGGTGGGAGTGCGGGCGCTCGATGATTACACGCTCGAGGTGCGCCTTGCGAATCCCGTGCCGTTCTTCCTGCAACTAACCGCCTTCTATACGCTGCTCCCCATTCCACAGCACCTGGTGGAGAAGCACGGGTCCAAGTGGAGCGAGCCGCCTAACGTCGCAGGCAATGGCCCATTCTGGCTGGTGGAGCACCGGGCGCAGGCCAAGTTTGAGTTTGTGAAGAACCCCCGCTATTGGAATGCCGCCAACGTGAAACTGGAGCGCGTTACCGCCTACTCGATTGACGACAACTACACCACGGCCAACCTGTACAAGGCCGGCGTGCTGGACTTTGTTCCTTCGCGCTATTTTCCCAGCGAGTTTGTGCCGGAGATGCGCGGGCGCTTCCGCGACATTCAGTCCACTCCATTCCTGGCGAACTATTTTTATTTGGTGAATGTTACGCGCCCGCCGCTCAATGACCCGCGTGTGCGGCGCGCGCTGTCCATGGCGATCAATCGCAAGGCCATCACCGATGAACTGCTGCGCGGCGGCGAAACACCCGGCGCCAACTTTGTTCCCATCGGTTTTCCCGGTTATCAATCACCGCCCGGCCCGGAATTTGATCCCGAGCAGGCTCGCCGCCTGCTGGCCGAAGCGGGTTTCCCCGGCGGCCAGGGCTTCCGCGAGATCACCATTCTGTTCAACTCCAACGATCGCCATCGCAAAGTCGCCGAGGCCATTCAGCAGATGTGGATGCAGAATCTCAACATCCAGGTAGCGCTGCGCAATGAGGAATGGGCCTCGTATCTGAAGTCCGCGAATGAGCTGAATTTCGATGTGGCCCGCCGCGGCTGGATCACCGATTATCCCGACCCCAGCAATTTCAACGATCTGCTCGAAAGCACCAACGGCAACAACAACACCGGCTGGGTCAACAAAGACTATGACCAAATGATGGCGGCGGCACGCATCGAGCTGAACCCGCTGCGGCGCTTCAATATCCTGCAACAGAGCGAAGCCTTGCTGCTGCGGGAGATGCCGGTGCTGCCCATCTTCAGCGACGTCAGCAACAATCTGGTGAAGCCCTACGTGCGCGGCTTTCGCCATAGCCCGACGGAAGAGTTGACCATCGACGAATATTGGATTGACCACAATTGGCGCGCCAACTCGCCGAGCGGGCCTATTGAGCAGTCCCGCAACGAAACTCCTGCCGAAGCCCGTCGAGGCCGCCGGTGA
- a CDS encoding ABC transporter permease subunit, which translates to MIKFILRRCLISIPVMFLVASTTFFIMRFAPGGPFVSERAIPPAIQASLQAKYGLNQPLLVQYGKYLYNLAHFDLGPSYKYPDRTVNEIIATAFPVSLQLGLAALCFALLLGLPAGVLAAVKQGRAADHLTMGLILFGVSVPTFVMGPLLVFVFSLTLYWLPPALWGSWDQMILPGVTLGLPYSVYIARLTRSELIDVLKQDYIRTARAKGVSEFRILWKHARNSTLMPVVSFLGPALADLVTGSIVVEKVFAIPGLGRYFVESAFSRDYTTVLGTVVFYAGLLIAANLVVDVAYKFLDPRIEYS; encoded by the coding sequence GTGATTAAATTCATCCTGCGCCGCTGCCTGATCTCCATTCCGGTAATGTTTCTGGTGGCTTCCACCACGTTCTTCATCATGCGTTTCGCGCCGGGCGGGCCGTTCGTCTCCGAGCGCGCTATCCCGCCGGCGATTCAGGCCAGCCTCCAGGCCAAGTACGGACTGAACCAGCCGCTGCTGGTTCAGTACGGGAAATATCTCTATAATCTAGCGCACTTCGATCTGGGGCCGTCGTACAAATATCCTGACCGCACCGTGAATGAGATCATCGCCACCGCGTTTCCCGTTAGCCTCCAATTAGGCCTCGCCGCGCTGTGCTTCGCGCTGCTGCTGGGCTTGCCCGCCGGCGTGCTCGCTGCCGTCAAGCAGGGCCGCGCGGCGGATCATCTGACGATGGGGCTCATTCTTTTCGGCGTCTCCGTGCCCACCTTCGTCATGGGGCCGCTGCTTGTCTTCGTGTTTTCGTTGACGCTTTACTGGCTGCCGCCGGCGCTGTGGGGTTCGTGGGATCAGATGATCCTGCCCGGCGTAACCCTGGGCCTGCCGTATTCGGTTTATATCGCGCGGCTCACGCGCAGTGAGTTGATCGACGTGCTCAAGCAGGACTACATTCGCACGGCGCGAGCCAAAGGCGTCAGCGAATTTCGCATCCTGTGGAAACACGCGCGCAATTCCACGCTGATGCCGGTCGTTTCGTTCCTCGGCCCCGCGCTGGCTGACTTGGTAACGGGTTCGATTGTGGTCGAGAAAGTTTTCGCCATCCCCGGCCTGGGCCGCTATTTCGTCGAGAGCGCCTTCAGCCGCGATTACACTACGGTGCTGGGCACGGTGGTGTTTTACGCTGGCCTCTTGATTGCCGCCAATCTGGTGGTGGACGTGGCCTATAAGTTTTTGGACCCGCGCATCGAGTATTCGTAA
- a CDS encoding HAD family hydrolase, with amino-acid sequence MSSSNDNPKTTAATSTRVRRAVFFDRDGTLNVEVGHMIRLNHFEMYPFASRAVKQVNDAGLLAIVITNQSGVARGFFPEQHVHTANAQLVRHIEDAGARIDRIYYCPHHPEGPVEKFMMTCHCRKPAPGMLEQAAAEFGIQLNQSFVVGDRFVDIEAAHRVGASSVLVLTGAGGEELAAYPNVRQPHHVAGNAEEAVAWILAHL; translated from the coding sequence ATGAGCAGCAGCAACGACAATCCAAAGACGACTGCCGCCACCAGCACGCGCGTGCGGCGCGCCGTGTTCTTTGACCGCGACGGCACGCTGAACGTCGAGGTCGGACATATGATTCGCCTCAACCATTTCGAAATGTATCCATTCGCCAGCCGCGCCGTGAAGCAGGTGAACGATGCGGGGCTCCTAGCCATCGTCATCACCAACCAGTCCGGCGTGGCGCGCGGCTTCTTCCCCGAGCAGCACGTCCACACCGCCAACGCACAGCTCGTCCGGCATATTGAGGATGCTGGCGCGCGCATCGACCGCATCTATTACTGCCCGCATCATCCGGAAGGCCCGGTCGAAAAATTCATGATGACGTGCCATTGCCGCAAGCCCGCGCCGGGGATGCTGGAGCAAGCCGCAGCGGAGTTTGGCATTCAACTCAATCAATCGTTCGTGGTGGGCGACCGCTTCGTGGATATCGAAGCAGCGCATCGCGTGGGCGCTTCCAGCGTGCTGGTGCTGACCGGCGCGGGCGGAGAGGAATTGGCCGCCTATCCAAATGTCCGCCAACCGCATCACGTGGCGGGCAACGCCGAGGAGGCCGTCGCGTGGATTCTCGCACACTTATAA
- a CDS encoding isoprenylcysteine carboxylmethyltransferase family protein: MHRATSSVIFPSYLMTLARCRFQLEIVRWIMQNRGVRDFQPVQVSPVQASPVHHPCSAEREIQLEIHVQSCNAVNYSQWVSRIRVPAGFVIAALYLFAAEPQPLTLLLGCAVALLGLALRAAAAGVIEKNARLAVSGPYAHTRNPLYLGSATAALGFSLAAGKWWLLVLLVGFFAAVYVPVMRKEAGRMRELFGKEYAEYSEKVPLLIPRLTPWRPAGTASVSFDWQRYRNNHEYRAATAFVLIILFLIAKLFWLEHR; encoded by the coding sequence TTGCACCGTGCAACCTCGTCCGTGATATTCCCGTCCTACCTGATGACTTTGGCCCGCTGCCGATTTCAGTTGGAGATTGTCCGCTGGATTATGCAGAATCGTGGAGTACGTGATTTCCAGCCAGTCCAGGTCAGTCCAGTGCAGGCCAGTCCAGTGCACCATCCATGTTCAGCCGAGCGAGAGATTCAACTGGAGATTCATGTTCAGAGTTGCAACGCCGTGAACTATTCGCAGTGGGTATCCCGAATTCGCGTGCCGGCAGGCTTTGTAATTGCGGCGCTATATCTGTTTGCCGCCGAGCCGCAGCCGCTGACTCTGCTGCTGGGATGCGCAGTGGCGCTTCTGGGACTGGCGTTGCGCGCCGCCGCGGCGGGAGTGATTGAAAAGAACGCGCGGCTGGCCGTCAGCGGGCCTTACGCGCATACGCGCAATCCGTTGTATCTGGGTTCGGCCACCGCCGCGCTGGGATTTTCGCTGGCCGCGGGCAAGTGGTGGCTGCTGGTGCTTCTGGTGGGATTCTTCGCCGCCGTTTACGTGCCGGTGATGCGCAAGGAAGCGGGCCGCATGCGAGAGTTGTTCGGAAAGGAATACGCGGAGTATTCAGAAAAAGTCCCGCTGCTGATTCCGCGCCTGACACCCTGGCGGCCAGCGGGTACGGCCTCCGTTTCGTTTGATTGGCAGCGCTACCGGAACAATCACGAGTACCGCGCCGCAACAGCGTTCGTCCTGATTATCCTGTTTCTGATCGCCAAATTGTTCTGGCTGGAACACCGTTAG
- the waaF gene encoding lipopolysaccharide heptosyltransferase II: MALGKTLRPGDLARSSIMVRVPNWVGDAVMSLPALRALRAALPEARITLLARPWVRDVYPLDELRFRLIDYDTQSTHRGVRGRLAIAKLLRREQFDLALLFQNAFDATLVAWLGRIPLRAGYARDARRLLLTHPVEPPTRGETPAHEAHYYLELLKRLQLIAEYAEAKEIALRPASFVASGRARLLGKLGELGVNPSTLSSDVPLIGISPGASFGTAKRWPAERFATLARSLHEDLGAQCVLFGSSQEAPLADEVVSSSMAPVISLAGKTSLTEFMELVSGCDAYLTNDTGTMHVAAALGVPTIAIFGPTNEQETAPLGPRVEMVVGVAHCRPCKLRHCPIDHRCMTSITPDAVLERIRGVLQR, from the coding sequence ATGGCACTCGGAAAGACACTGCGGCCCGGCGACCTCGCGCGAAGCAGCATCATGGTGCGCGTGCCGAACTGGGTCGGTGACGCGGTGATGTCCCTTCCCGCACTGCGCGCCTTGCGCGCAGCCCTGCCCGAAGCTCGCATCACTTTGCTCGCCCGGCCCTGGGTGCGGGATGTATATCCGCTGGACGAGTTGCGCTTCCGGTTAATCGACTACGACACGCAATCCACCCATCGCGGCGTTCGCGGGCGTCTGGCCATCGCAAAGCTGTTGCGTCGAGAACAGTTTGACCTGGCTCTGCTGTTCCAAAATGCCTTTGACGCGACGCTGGTCGCTTGGCTGGGACGCATCCCCCTGCGGGCAGGATACGCCCGCGACGCGCGTCGCTTGCTGCTCACTCACCCGGTCGAGCCGCCCACTCGCGGTGAGACGCCGGCGCATGAAGCTCACTACTACCTCGAACTGCTGAAGCGGCTTCAGCTCATTGCCGAATACGCCGAAGCGAAGGAGATCGCCTTGCGTCCCGCTTCATTCGTCGCGTCGGGCCGCGCGCGGTTGCTGGGAAAACTGGGCGAGCTGGGCGTGAATCCTTCCACCCTTTCGTCGGATGTCCCGCTGATCGGTATCAGCCCCGGCGCGTCGTTCGGCACCGCCAAACGCTGGCCCGCCGAGCGCTTCGCCACGCTGGCGCGATCGCTGCACGAGGATCTTGGCGCGCAATGCGTTCTATTTGGATCATCCCAGGAAGCGCCGCTCGCCGATGAAGTCGTATCGTCATCAATGGCTCCGGTGATCTCGCTGGCAGGCAAAACATCGCTGACCGAATTCATGGAACTGGTCTCCGGCTGCGACGCGTACCTCACCAACGACACCGGAACCATGCACGTCGCCGCCGCGCTGGGCGTGCCCACCATCGCCATCTTTGGGCCCACCAATGAGCAGGAGACCGCGCCGCTTGGGCCCCGCGTCGAGATGGTCGTCGGCGTCGCGCATTGCCGCCCCTGCAAACTCCGCCACTGCCCCATCGACCATCGCTGCATGACCTCCATCACGCCTGACGCGGTGCTGGAGCGGATTCGCGGCGTATTGCAACGATAG
- a CDS encoding glycosyltransferase family 9 protein, whose amino-acid sequence MDSRTLINDASINETSAHVSKLPLRILLVRFGAMGDIIHALPAAAALRLAYPHARLDWLVETRWRALLESGRDGTSRPAVDGEGAVSTRAPQPESNDRSLPVAAPLDHVISLDTFALRRNFSSMDSWSTLCALVKQLRNARYDMAVDLQGAIKSALACKLSGAARVFGFARNGGFAQPWLREQAASFFYTRDVESGARHIVDANLDLAEAVIASSHRTQAVQPGRPESNAFDAPPRRVVFPLPLGDTDLLPPEISTSGFAVMNPGAGWRSKQWSAASFAAVCDALISQRDIPTVLNCGPGERELSEQVQAACATARPIIFRGEIPALIALLRRARLMIGPDTGPLHLAAALGVPTVGLYGPTDPARNGPYGMSVHCLRVAEARTSYKHGEPPDGSMDAITPAMVLAAIQELDDASCTVQPRP is encoded by the coding sequence GTGGATTCTCGCACACTTATAAACGACGCCTCTATAAACGAAACCTCCGCGCATGTGAGTAAGCTGCCACTGCGAATTCTGCTGGTGCGCTTCGGCGCGATGGGAGACATCATCCACGCGCTGCCCGCCGCAGCAGCGTTGCGCCTGGCGTATCCGCACGCGCGCCTCGACTGGCTCGTCGAGACGCGCTGGCGCGCGCTGCTCGAATCGGGCCGCGATGGAACATCCCGGCCTGCCGTGGACGGGGAGGGAGCGGTTTCCACACGAGCACCGCAGCCTGAATCAAACGACCGCTCCCTCCCGGTCGCGGCTCCCTTGGACCACGTCATCTCGCTCGACACCTTCGCCCTGCGCAGGAATTTTTCTTCCATGGATTCCTGGAGCACACTCTGCGCGCTCGTCAAACAATTGCGAAACGCGCGCTACGACATGGCCGTGGATCTGCAAGGCGCGATCAAGTCCGCGCTGGCCTGCAAACTAAGCGGCGCGGCGCGTGTCTTTGGCTTCGCCCGCAACGGGGGCTTCGCGCAGCCGTGGTTGCGCGAGCAGGCCGCGAGCTTCTTCTACACACGCGATGTGGAGAGCGGTGCCCGCCACATCGTGGACGCCAATCTCGATCTGGCCGAAGCCGTCATCGCTTCCAGCCATCGCACTCAAGCGGTTCAGCCCGGACGACCAGAAAGCAACGCCTTCGACGCGCCGCCGCGCCGCGTGGTATTCCCGTTGCCGCTCGGGGACACGGACCTCCTGCCGCCGGAGATTTCCACCTCCGGATTCGCGGTGATGAATCCCGGAGCGGGCTGGCGCAGCAAGCAGTGGTCCGCCGCATCGTTTGCCGCGGTGTGCGATGCGCTCATTTCTCAACGGGACATCCCCACCGTGCTGAACTGCGGGCCGGGCGAGCGAGAGTTATCCGAACAAGTGCAGGCTGCCTGCGCAACTGCGCGGCCCATTATTTTTCGCGGTGAGATTCCCGCGCTGATCGCGCTGCTGCGCCGCGCCCGGCTGATGATCGGCCCCGATACCGGGCCGCTGCATCTGGCCGCCGCGCTCGGAGTACCCACGGTGGGACTTTATGGCCCTACTGATCCGGCGCGCAACGGCCCTTACGGCATGAGCGTGCACTGCCTGCGCGTGGCGGAGGCGCGCACTTCGTATAAGCACGGCGAGCCGCCCGATGGGTCCATGGACGCGATCACTCCGGCGATGGTGCTGGCGGCAATTCAGGAGTTGGACGATGCCAGTTGCACCGTGCAACCTCGTCCGTGA
- the smpB gene encoding SsrA-binding protein SmpB, whose product MSPKIPQPTAHDRSKPKPQPKAEVQQILAQNRVAEHLYFLLERFEAGMELTGTEVKAIRTGKANLKDGFGQVKAGEVWLMNVHVSPYEYGNRDNHEATRKRKLLLHKQEIRKLIGKTVEKGLTLIPTKMYLKGGRIKCEIAIAKGKKLWDRRETIKRKEADREARQEMKQRNRR is encoded by the coding sequence ATGTCTCCTAAGATTCCACAGCCTACGGCGCACGACCGCTCGAAACCGAAGCCACAACCGAAGGCGGAGGTCCAGCAAATTCTGGCGCAGAACCGCGTCGCCGAGCATCTCTATTTTTTGCTGGAGCGCTTCGAGGCCGGCATGGAATTAACCGGTACCGAGGTGAAGGCCATCCGCACCGGCAAGGCCAATCTGAAGGACGGATTCGGGCAGGTGAAGGCGGGCGAGGTCTGGCTGATGAACGTCCATGTCAGCCCCTATGAGTATGGCAACCGCGATAATCACGAGGCCACCCGCAAGCGCAAACTGCTGCTGCACAAGCAGGAGATACGCAAGCTCATCGGCAAGACCGTCGAGAAGGGCCTCACCCTGATTCCGACCAAGATGTATCTGAAAGGCGGGCGCATCAAGTGCGAGATCGCCATCGCCAAGGGCAAGAAACTCTGGGACCGCCGCGAGACCATTAAGCGCAAGGAAGCCGATCGCGAAGCGCGCCAGGAAATGAAGCAACGCAATCGGAGATGA
- a CDS encoding DUF3108 domain-containing protein: protein MTEKILPSKYFRRSGRPRLALPITLLTLAVMLAGRSVIAQDQRLPFTAGEKLRYNVSWRLLPAGHAEIVLSQDRSGQGSPGRWRVVGKAQSVGYVSNIYKVDDEYQSSFRNPPLCSNGMHKVIHEGGRHRDVKLDFDAQRRVARVEEKNLQSGSNGAVVRSEQFPTPACVHDILSALYFVRTRPLTVGQFIDVPINDGSKTINLRVEVQAEEDIKTELGVMRAVRVEPAVFDGKLFTGKGRMHVWFSKDAQRVPIQLRAQIGVGTITATIAAIEREDAAR from the coding sequence ATGACAGAAAAAATACTTCCATCAAAATATTTCCGGCGGTCGGGTCGCCCTCGCCTGGCGCTGCCGATTACTCTGCTGACACTTGCAGTCATGCTGGCTGGGCGCTCGGTGATCGCGCAGGACCAGCGCCTGCCGTTCACCGCCGGCGAGAAGCTACGCTACAACGTGAGCTGGCGGCTGCTGCCGGCCGGACACGCCGAGATCGTGCTATCGCAGGATCGTTCCGGACAAGGTTCTCCCGGTCGCTGGCGCGTGGTGGGCAAGGCGCAGAGCGTTGGTTATGTCTCCAACATCTACAAGGTCGACGATGAGTATCAGTCCAGCTTCCGCAATCCACCGCTGTGCTCCAACGGGATGCATAAGGTGATTCATGAAGGCGGACGGCACCGCGACGTAAAGCTCGACTTTGACGCGCAGCGTCGCGTCGCGCGCGTTGAGGAGAAAAACTTGCAGAGTGGCTCCAACGGCGCAGTCGTGCGCAGCGAGCAGTTCCCCACTCCGGCCTGCGTCCATGACATTCTTTCCGCGCTGTACTTCGTCCGCACGCGTCCGCTGACCGTGGGGCAGTTCATTGACGTGCCCATCAATGACGGGTCGAAGACCATCAACTTGCGCGTGGAAGTTCAGGCGGAGGAAGACATCAAGACCGAGCTGGGCGTGATGCGCGCGGTGCGTGTGGAGCCTGCGGTGTTCGACGGAAAACTCTTCACCGGCAAAGGGCGCATGCATGTTTGGTTCAGCAAGGACGCCCAGCGCGTGCCCATCCAGTTGCGCGCCCAGATCGGCGTGGGCACCATCACCGCCACCATCGCCGCCATCGAGCGCGAGGACGCCGCGCGGTAA
- a CDS encoding tetratricopeptide repeat protein has protein sequence MASRLEQLAGIVAQSPGNVLARYGLAMEYATQGAHAEAIENFRTLMAASPNYVAAYYQAGRVLQKMNETAQARTVLEQGIEASIRAGDSHARGEIEALLAELN, from the coding sequence ATGGCGAGCAGGCTGGAACAGTTGGCGGGGATTGTGGCGCAGAGTCCGGGGAACGTGCTGGCGCGCTACGGCCTGGCGATGGAGTATGCGACGCAGGGCGCGCACGCCGAGGCGATCGAGAATTTCCGCACGCTGATGGCGGCCAGTCCCAACTACGTTGCCGCGTACTATCAGGCCGGGCGCGTGTTGCAGAAGATGAATGAGACGGCGCAGGCGCGCACCGTGCTCGAGCAGGGCATCGAAGCCAGCATCCGCGCCGGCGATAGCCACGCGCGCGGCGAGATCGAAGCATTGCTGGCGGAGTTAAATTGA
- the lpxK gene encoding tetraacyldisaccharide 4'-kinase has product MTDAATQNESVFWRMVSALWFLAASVRAWAYRSGLRRQQRLRAPVISVGNITFGGTGKTPFTIWLAEKLHERGYRVAILTRGYRRQSKGVRTYPPGSQRASSVTSPSSSHDGDEVQLYLRHLPHAAVGIAVQRYAAGSLLEKQSRVDVHLLDDGFQHLPLARVCDLVLIDATNPWGARDGLPRALREPVSALRRAHILLLTRCEQVGDTTLDSLEFQLRALRGDAAIFRSETRLAGFRNSLETPLTPVDSFAGRQAVAVCGVGNPESFFALLRAAGITLAATRVFPDHHHYNDQDVDQINDLLRSHSADYLITTEKDVVNLPHPARFADNFIVPAYWAEIALAIPEEEMLVNLLAQNIGPLAGGSGRH; this is encoded by the coding sequence ATGACTGACGCTGCAACACAAAACGAGAGTGTTTTCTGGCGCATGGTCAGTGCCCTATGGTTTTTGGCGGCATCGGTTCGCGCCTGGGCCTACCGTAGCGGACTGCGGCGGCAGCAGCGCCTGCGCGCGCCGGTGATCAGCGTCGGGAACATTACCTTCGGCGGCACAGGCAAAACGCCGTTCACCATCTGGCTGGCGGAAAAACTGCATGAGCGCGGCTACCGTGTCGCCATTCTTACACGCGGGTATCGTCGCCAATCCAAGGGTGTACGCACCTATCCGCCGGGCAGCCAGCGCGCAAGCTCTGTTACGAGTCCTTCCAGTTCGCACGATGGAGATGAAGTTCAGTTATACCTCCGCCATCTGCCTCACGCGGCGGTTGGAATCGCGGTGCAGCGCTATGCGGCAGGCAGCTTGCTGGAGAAGCAGTCACGCGTCGATGTCCACTTGCTTGATGACGGCTTCCAGCATCTCCCGCTGGCGCGCGTCTGCGACCTCGTCCTGATCGACGCAACCAATCCGTGGGGCGCGCGCGACGGCCTGCCACGCGCCCTTCGCGAGCCTGTGTCCGCGCTCCGCCGCGCACACATTCTGCTGCTGACGCGCTGTGAACAGGTGGGAGACACGACGCTTGACTCCCTGGAATTCCAGCTACGCGCGCTCCGCGGCGATGCCGCCATTTTTCGCTCGGAAACCCGCCTGGCCGGATTTCGCAACAGCCTGGAAACGCCGCTCACGCCGGTTGATTCATTCGCCGGCAGGCAGGCCGTAGCGGTGTGCGGCGTGGGCAACCCGGAGAGTTTCTTCGCTCTCCTGCGCGCCGCGGGCATAACTCTCGCGGCCACCCGCGTATTCCCCGATCATCATCACTACAACGATCAGGACGTGGACCAGATCAATGACCTGCTGCGCTCGCACTCGGCCGACTACCTGATTACCACGGAGAAGGATGTAGTGAATCTGCCGCACCCGGCACGCTTTGCCGATAACTTTATTGTCCCGGCCTATTGGGCGGAGATTGCGCTAGCCATCCCTGAAGAAGAGATGTTGGTGAACCTGCTGGCGCAAAATATTGGCCCGCTAGCCGGCGGTTCCGGGCGACACTAA